From one Deltaproteobacteria bacterium genomic stretch:
- a CDS encoding DNA mismatch repair protein MutS, whose translation MVETTSSGEERSGTLAAVARGDEPVVIPIEDALDLHPFRPDEIAAVVESYLEAARDAGFREVRLIHGKGQGIQRARVHRVLSTSPHVERFGDAPPERGGWGASVVRLRPLG comes from the coding sequence ATGGTGGAAACCACGTCTTCGGGCGAGGAGAGATCTGGTACGCTCGCCGCCGTGGCGCGGGGCGACGAGCCGGTGGTCATCCCGATCGAGGACGCCCTCGACCTCCATCCCTTCCGGCCCGACGAGATCGCGGCCGTCGTCGAGTCCTACCTCGAGGCGGCCCGCGACGCCGGATTCCGCGAGGTCCGGCTGATCCACGGCAAGGGGCAGGGCATCCAGCGTGCCCGGGTCCATCGCGTCCTCTCGACGAGCCCGCACGTCGAGCGGTTCGGCGACGCGCCACCGGAGCGCGGCGGCTGGGGCGCGTCGGTCGTGCGGCTCAGGCCGTTGGGTTGA
- a CDS encoding PPOX class F420-dependent oxidoreductase: MAATLDAYRDLFEKKAFAHLATVGPDGAPQVTPVWVDYDGTSIRFNTAKGRVKVRNLARNPRVALAIQDPDNPYRYVQIRGRVVEATEQGADAHIDALAKKYLGQDRYPFRQPGEVRILYKVRPERVQGM, from the coding sequence ATGGCGGCCACCCTCGACGCCTACAGGGATCTCTTCGAGAAGAAGGCCTTCGCGCACCTCGCCACCGTCGGACCCGACGGCGCGCCCCAGGTGACGCCGGTGTGGGTCGACTACGACGGGACCTCGATCCGTTTCAACACGGCCAAGGGTCGCGTCAAGGTGAGAAACCTCGCCCGCAACCCCCGCGTCGCGCTCGCGATCCAGGATCCGGACAACCCCTATCGCTACGTCCAGATCCGCGGCCGCGTCGTCGAGGCGACGGAGCAGGGAGCCGATGCCCACATCGACGCGCTCGCGAAGAAGTACCTCGGCCAGGACCGCTACCCCTTCCGCCAGCCGGGCGAGGTCCGCATCCTGTACAAGGTGCGGCCCGAACGCGTGCAGGGCATGTGA